Part of the Lysobacter enzymogenes genome is shown below.
GTGATCGACCACGGCGGCGGCTGGACCACCTGGTACGCGCACCTGGACAGCATCGCCGTCGGCAACGGCGCCAACGTCAGCCAGGGCCAGAAGATCGGCACGCTCGGCAAGACCACGCGCCCGGGCAACAGCATCTCCGCGCACCTGCACTACGAACAGCGCCTCAACGGCGACGACCAGAAGATCGTCTGGAACGGTTCGACCATCGTCTACGACCAGTACGAAGTCGCCTACAAGAGCCGCAACAGCTGCGGCACCGCGCCGGGCGGCGTCGCCGGCACCGTGCGCACCGCCGGCAGCCCGCTCAACGTGCGCTCCGGCCCGGGCACGACTTACAGCGTGGTCGGTTCGCTCGCCAACGGCGCCGCGGTGACGATCCGCTGCCAGAAGACCGGCGAAACCATCACCGGCACCTACGGCACCAGCAATATCTGGAACAACGTCGGCGCGGCGGGAACCAACAAGTACATCCCCGACGCCTACACCTTCACCGGTTCCGACGGCCGGGTCGCGCCGGATTGCTGACCGCATCGCCGCAAGCAACGACCCTCGCGGCGGCGCGTCCCGCCGCCGCGAGTCCGCCGCGCGCCGCGCGCGCAGGAGCACACGCATGAACAACCCGCTGCAATTCGCCAGCGCCCTGCTCGCTGCCGCCGTGTTCGGCGGCATCGTCGGCAGCTCGCTGACCCGCGCCTCGGTCGCGCCGAACGCATCGCCGGCGCAAACGCGCGGCGGGGCGGCGAACGCCGCGCCCGCATCGGGCGCGCCGCGCGGCAACGATCTGGCCGCCTACACTTACCCCGCGCGCGGCGCCGACAGCTTCGACCGCAACATCCAGCGCGCGCGCCGCGACCCGGCCTACCTGCGCGAACTGATCGGCAACTACCGCTTCGAAACCGAACTCGACCGCCGCGGCGCTCTGCTCGCGGTGCTGCAAGGCGTGGCCAACCAGGACGTGCTGCGCGCCGGCCGCGAACTGGCCGACAGCGGCGACCCGCGCCAGCGCCAGCTCGGCCTGGACCTGCTCAAGTCGTTCCCGCTCGACGTGACCGAAGTGCGCGAACTGCTGCAACGCCAGCTGCAGGACGAACGCGACCCGGCGATGCTCAAGCAGCTCGTCGACATGCTCGCGCCGACCGTGATCGCCAGCGAAGACGCCGCGCCCGTGCTGAACCGTCTCGACGCCCTGCGCCGCCACCCCGACCCGGCGGTGCGCGCCAGCAGCGTGCTGCAATCGGTGCAGTGGAACAAATCCGGCGACAACGAAGACATCCTGCACCGCGCCATCCTCGACAGCGACGCCGGCGTGCGCCAGGCCGCGATCGCCGGCATCAACGCCAGCGGCGTGCGCTCGGACCGGCTCAAGGACGCCCTGCTCGCGCTCGCCGGCGACCCGCGCAGCGACGGCGAGACCCGCAACGCCGCGGTGTTCGCGCTGCAGAACTTCGCCATGAACCGCAGCGAATACGCGCTGTACCGCCAGGCCGCCGAACGCGCGGTCGACGGCGACGGTCACGAACGCGAGTATCCGATGCGCTGAATGCCGGTCCCGGCACTACCGCCCAGGGCGCGGACGCGGCAGTCTGGCCGCTCCCTGCACCGGAGACAGCCCATGGCGCACCGCAGCCGCTTGGCCGGTTTCATCATCGATTGCGAGACCGGCGACATCGACGCCGCCGCGCGTTTCTGGGGCGGCGCGCTGGGCCTGCCGCCGGGCAAGGCCGAGGACGACGAGGGCGCGCTCTACGTCAGCCTGGACCAGCATCCCGCGCACCTGTACGTCGCGGTGCAGAAGGTCGACCACCCCTCACGCGTGCACCTGGACATCGAGAGCGACGATATCGACGCCGAAGCCGCGCGGCTGGAGAAGCTCGGCGCGAAGAAGCTCAAGTTCGTGAAGCGTTGGTGGGTCATGGAAGCGCCGACCGGGCATCGCTTCTGCGTGGTGAAGATGCACCACCCCGAAAAGGGTCCGGCGCCGAACGTCTGGGAGTGAACCGTTGTGGGACGGCCTTCGGGCCCGGCGTTTTCGTTTCGGGTCGCCGCGAACCGGAACCAAAGCGTCGCGCCCGAAGGCCTTCGTGCAAGCAAGACCGCGCCCTGAACTCAGGCCTCGCCGCGCGTCTTCGCCGCCAACGGCAGCGACACCCGGAAACACGCGCCGCCGCCGTCCGCATCCATCGCCTCCACCGCGCCGCGGTGCAGGCTGACGATGTCGCGCACCAGGTTCAGCCCGACTCCGGCGCCGCGCTCGTGCGGCTGCAGACGGAAGAAGCGTTCGAACACGCGCTCGCGATGCGCCGGCGGAATGCCCGGCCCTTCGTCGCAGACCTCGACCACGCCGTCGCTGCCGCGGCAGCCGACCCGGATCGTCACCGTGCCGCGGTTGCCGCCGTACTCGATCGCGTTCTGGACCAGATTCACCAGCACCCGCTCCAGCGCCAGCGCATCGCCGTTGACCGGCACCGGCGCGGCCTGGGCATCGAACGCGAGTTCGTAGCCGGCGGCGATCGCCAGCGGCGCCAGATCGGCGGCCACGCGCTGGCCCAGCTCGCCCAGGTCCAACGGTTCCAGCTGCGGCTCGGTGCGGTCGAGCCGTTGCAGGTCCAGCAGGTGCTCGGCCAGCACCGACATCCGCGCCACGTCCTGCAGCAGCCGCTCGCGCTCGGGCGAGGCCGGCATCGCTTCCAGGCGCGCGCTGAGGATCGCGATCGGCGTGCGCAACTCGTGCGCGGCGTCGGCGAGAAAGCGCCGGCGCCGTTCGAACCCCTCGTCGTAGCGCGACAGCGCGCCGTTGACCGCGCTGACCAGCGGCCGCACCTCGTCGGGCACGCCGGCCTCGGGCAGGCGCGCGCCGCGCCGCTCCACGTCGAGCGCGCGCGCCTGTTCGATCACCGGCTCCAGGCTGCGCAGCGACCAACGCACCACCTTCGGCGTGGCGATCGCGGTCACCAGCGCCATCACCGCCAGCAGCGGCAGGATCAGGGTCGCGAACAGCGACAGCGTCATCCACATCAGGCGCGAGGCCGACATCACCCGGCCCTTCTCGGTGGTCAGGATCCGCACCGGGCCGAAGCCCGCGTCGACGCGCTTGAGCCGCGCGCCGGCGATGCGGTCGTCGCCGAACAAATAGCCCAGGCGCGCCTGGCTGACCTGATCGAGCGCGCCGCCGATGCCGGCGAACTCGGCCGGCACCGGGCCGTGGCGCAGCTCGCGGCCGCCCTCGTCGCGGATCACGTACCACAGCCGCGGGATCTCCTCGCGCAACTCGCGCAGGTCGGCGGTGTCGCGCAGGCTCAGGCGGCCGGCGGCGTCGCGTTGCAGCGCCGCCTGCAGCACTTCCACCGCATTGTCTTCGTCGACCGCGACGTTGGCCGCGTGCAGGCTCAGCGCCACCAGCACGCCGAACGCGGTCAGCAACAGGCATTGCAGCCCGAGCATGCGCCACAGCAAGCGGCTGCGCAGCGAGCCGGAGGATTTCATGCGCTCTCCCGCAACAGATAGCCGACCCCGCGGATGCCGTGGATCTCCACGCCCGCGCCGGCTTCGGCCAAGCGCCGGCGCAGGCGCGAGACGTGGGCGTCGAGCGTGTTCGACTGGATCTCGTCGTCGTAGCCGTACACCGCCTGTTCGATGGTTTCGCGCAGCACGGTGCGGCCGCACCGGCGCAGCAGCGCTTCCAGCAACAGCAGCTCGCGCCGCGGCAGCTCCAGCGCGCGGCCGTCGACTTCGCCGGTGCGCGCGTCCAGGTCGAACGCGAGCCGGCCGATCCGCACCGTGTCGGTCTCCGCGCGCGGCGGCCGCCGGCGCAGCGCGCGCAAGCGCGCCAGCAGTTCTTCGACCGCGAACGGCTTGACCAGATAATCGTCGGCGCCGGCGTCCAGGCCGACCACGCGGTCGGCCAGATCGCCGCGCGCGGTCAGCACGATCACCGGCGTGTCGAGCCCGCGCGCATGCAGGCGCGGGATCAGCGCCAGCCCGTCGCCGTCCGGCAGTCCGCGGTCGAGCACGATCACATCGTGCGCCTGGCTCGCCGCCGCGGCCTCGCCGTCGGCCAGGCTGGCGGCGTGGTCGGCGACCATGCCGTAGCGCTTGAGCGCGGCGGCCAGGGCCGCGGCCAGCTCGGGTTCGTCTTCGATCAACAGGATGCGCATGCGCCGATCATCGCCCGCCCGGGTCCGGCGCGCACTGCGCCGTCGCCGCGCTCATACCCCCATCGACCGCCAGTCGCGGCGACGGGTGACCCGGTACACCGAGGCCGGCGGCAGGTTCAAGCGCGCCCGGCCCAGACGCTGGACCTTGAAGCCGTAACGCTCCAGCCACGCGCGCGGCAGCGGGAAGCTCAGGCCGTAAGTGAACTGGTAATAGGCGCCGTCCTCGCCGAGCTGGGCGAACGCGCCGAGCAGCACCGCCAGGCGCTGGCGCGGCGGCAGGTTGCGCAGCGGTAGGCCGCTGACCACCGCGCCGGCGCCGGCCTCGCCGAACAGGCGCGCGCGGCGCAGGCGGCGCGCGTCGGCGCACAGCACCCGCGCTTGCGGGAAGCGTTCGCCGAGCAGCTGCGCGAACTCCGGGCCGAACTCGATCAGGGTCAGGTCGCGTTCGGCCACGCCGCGTTCGAGCAAGGCGCGGGTGAACACGCCGGTGCCCGGGCCCAGTTCCAGCACCGGCCCGGTGCCGGCGTCGATCTGCGCGGTGATCAGCCGCGCCAGCGCCGCGCCGGACGGGGCGATCGCGCCGACCCGCCCGGGCGCGCGCGACCACGAACGCAGGAACGACCACAAATCGCCGCGCGCGGGCGCTGGGCGCGGCGCGGCGGCGCGGACGGCGGGGGTCAGGGGCGGGCTGCTCATGCGGGCGTGGCTCCGAAGCGGGTCTGCCTCGATTGTCCGCATCGGCATTGCGTCAACATTGCGTCGCCGCGACCGCGCTCAGCCGTCGTCCGCCACCAGCCGGTCGCGGCCGCCGGCCTTGGCGCGGTACAGAGCCTGATCGGCGCGGTCGAACACGTGATCCGGCGCGTCGCGCCCGGGCTCGCCCGCGGCCACGCCGATCGACACGGTCAGCGCGAACGGCAGCGCCGAGCGCGCGACCCGCGCGCGGATGCGCTCGCCGACCTCGGCCGCGACCGCCAGCCGCGTGCCCGGCAACACCACCAGGAATTCCTCGCCGCCGTAGCGGATCGCCACGTCGCCTTCGCGGATCGAACCGGCCACCGCATCGGCGACCGCGCGCAGCGCGCGATCGCCGAGCAGATGGCCGTAGCGGTCGTTGACCTGCTTGAAGTGGTCCACGTCGATCAACATCATCGTGTACGCGACCCGGCCGAGCTGGCGCATGGTCTCGGGATTGCCCTGCAACTGCGCCAGCGCGGTGCGGTTGAGCAGCCCGGTCAGGGCATCGTGGCTGGCGCTGTGCAGCAGTTCTTCGTTGCGCAGCTGCAGGTCGGCCTGCGCGCGTTCGAGCTGCAGCGCGAACGCCTCGCGCTCGGACAGCAGCCGGCGCTGCTCCATCGCGTAACGGCGCAGTTCGAACAGGTGCTGGATCTGCCGCCCCAGCGCCGCCAGGCCTTCGGCCTGCGCCGCGCGCAGCGCGCGCGGCGCCGCGTCGAGCACGCACACCGTTCCCAGCGGATGGCCGTCGGGCGTCCACAGCGGCGCGCCGGCGTAGAAACGCAGCGGCCGGCCGTCCTCCAGGCTCAGGCCGAGCGCGGCGAAGCGCGGGTCGGCGGCGACGTCGTCGATCACCAGCAAGCGGTCGGGCTGCGAATGCCAGATCAGTTCCGAACAGATCGAATGCGAACGCGGCAGTTCGCTCGGCGCGACCCCGACCCGGGCCTTGAACCAGACCCGCTCGCGGTCGAGCAGGGCGATCGCCGCGGCCGGCGTGTCGCACAGGGTCGCGGCGAGGCGGACGATGTCGTCGTAGGCGCTCTCCGCCACGCTGTCGAGCAGGCCGTACGCGCCCAGCGCCAACAGCCGCGCGGATTCGTCGGCCGGCGGCGACGGCGCGGACGGAACGGGCACGGCGTGCAACGGGCGGGGGCGGGACACGGTCGGCGCGGCAGGCTTAGGCTCGGGGCCCCCGCAGGCTACTGCGGCGGCGATTCAGCATTCGTGACGGCGTCCGCGGCCTGTCCAGCGTGCGGCGCGACCGTCGGCGCACCGGGGGCGGCGGCTCAGCCGGCGCGCGCCAGCCAGACCTCCAGCCCCTGCGCGTTGAGCTCCACGTCGACCGCCAGCGCCTCGCGTACCTGCGCCTCGTCGAGCGGACTGCCGTGTTCGCGCGCGCGGGCCAGGAAGTAATCGGCCAACGCCGCGCTCAGGCGCGCATGCAGATCCTCGCCGCCGGCCTGCGCGGCCGCGCGCGCGATCCGCACCATCGCGTCGATCTGTTCGATCAACTCGGCGCCGAGGCGCTGCACGTCCTCGACCCGGCCGTAATGGGTCAGGTACATCGCCGCCGGGTCGCGCGCCAGCATCGTGCGGATCGATTGTTTCAGCGGTTCGGGTTCGAACTGCACCGGCGAACTG
Proteins encoded:
- a CDS encoding HEAT repeat domain-containing protein; this translates as MNNPLQFASALLAAAVFGGIVGSSLTRASVAPNASPAQTRGGAANAAPASGAPRGNDLAAYTYPARGADSFDRNIQRARRDPAYLRELIGNYRFETELDRRGALLAVLQGVANQDVLRAGRELADSGDPRQRQLGLDLLKSFPLDVTEVRELLQRQLQDERDPAMLKQLVDMLAPTVIASEDAAPVLNRLDALRRHPDPAVRASSVLQSVQWNKSGDNEDILHRAILDSDAGVRQAAIAGINASGVRSDRLKDALLALAGDPRSDGETRNAAVFALQNFAMNRSEYALYRQAAERAVDGDGHEREYPMR
- a CDS encoding GGDEF domain-containing protein — encoded protein: MPVPSAPSPPADESARLLALGAYGLLDSVAESAYDDIVRLAATLCDTPAAAIALLDRERVWFKARVGVAPSELPRSHSICSELIWHSQPDRLLVIDDVAADPRFAALGLSLEDGRPLRFYAGAPLWTPDGHPLGTVCVLDAAPRALRAAQAEGLAALGRQIQHLFELRRYAMEQRRLLSEREAFALQLERAQADLQLRNEELLHSASHDALTGLLNRTALAQLQGNPETMRQLGRVAYTMMLIDVDHFKQVNDRYGHLLGDRALRAVADAVAGSIREGDVAIRYGGEEFLVVLPGTRLAVAAEVGERIRARVARSALPFALTVSIGVAAGEPGRDAPDHVFDRADQALYRAKAGGRDRLVADDG
- a CDS encoding DUF6053 domain-containing protein, whose protein sequence is MGRPSGPAFSFRVAANRNQSVAPEGLRASKTAP
- a CDS encoding VOC family protein, with amino-acid sequence MAHRSRLAGFIIDCETGDIDAAARFWGGALGLPPGKAEDDEGALYVSLDQHPAHLYVAVQKVDHPSRVHLDIESDDIDAEAARLEKLGAKKLKFVKRWWVMEAPTGHRFCVVKMHHPEKGPAPNVWE
- a CDS encoding response regulator, with the protein product MRILLIEDEPELAAALAAALKRYGMVADHAASLADGEAAAASQAHDVIVLDRGLPDGDGLALIPRLHARGLDTPVIVLTARGDLADRVVGLDAGADDYLVKPFAVEELLARLRALRRRPPRAETDTVRIGRLAFDLDARTGEVDGRALELPRRELLLLEALLRRCGRTVLRETIEQAVYGYDDEIQSNTLDAHVSRLRRRLAEAGAGVEIHGIRGVGYLLRESA
- a CDS encoding class I SAM-dependent methyltransferase, with amino-acid sequence MSSPPLTPAVRAAAPRPAPARGDLWSFLRSWSRAPGRVGAIAPSGAALARLITAQIDAGTGPVLELGPGTGVFTRALLERGVAERDLTLIEFGPEFAQLLGERFPQARVLCADARRLRRARLFGEAGAGAVVSGLPLRNLPPRQRLAVLLGAFAQLGEDGAYYQFTYGLSFPLPRAWLERYGFKVQRLGRARLNLPPASVYRVTRRRDWRSMGV
- a CDS encoding sensor histidine kinase; translation: MKSSGSLRSRLLWRMLGLQCLLLTAFGVLVALSLHAANVAVDEDNAVEVLQAALQRDAAGRLSLRDTADLRELREEIPRLWYVIRDEGGRELRHGPVPAEFAGIGGALDQVSQARLGYLFGDDRIAGARLKRVDAGFGPVRILTTEKGRVMSASRLMWMTLSLFATLILPLLAVMALVTAIATPKVVRWSLRSLEPVIEQARALDVERRGARLPEAGVPDEVRPLVSAVNGALSRYDEGFERRRRFLADAAHELRTPIAILSARLEAMPASPERERLLQDVARMSVLAEHLLDLQRLDRTEPQLEPLDLGELGQRVAADLAPLAIAAGYELAFDAQAAPVPVNGDALALERVLVNLVQNAIEYGGNRGTVTIRVGCRGSDGVVEVCDEGPGIPPAHRERVFERFFRLQPHERGAGVGLNLVRDIVSLHRGAVEAMDADGGGACFRVSLPLAAKTRGEA
- a CDS encoding M23 family metallopeptidase, with amino-acid sequence MPTSRIHTPPRRRAPRTAALLAVLGLGLCASAAHAARPNFQMPFACNQTWYGDTYPGHGLRYAVDLNHKPRPLSDADLGSPVVASAAGKATTYNPHPGTGYGKLVVIDHGGGWTTWYAHLDSIAVGNGANVSQGQKIGTLGKTTRPGNSISAHLHYEQRLNGDDQKIVWNGSTIVYDQYEVAYKSRNSCGTAPGGVAGTVRTAGSPLNVRSGPGTTYSVVGSLANGAAVTIRCQKTGETITGTYGTSNIWNNVGAAGTNKYIPDAYTFTGSDGRVAPDC